A window of Castanea sativa cultivar Marrone di Chiusa Pesio chromosome 1, ASM4071231v1 contains these coding sequences:
- the LOC142610168 gene encoding xyloglucan O-acetyltransferase 4-like, with translation CTGMNMKFSSIVFKEKNQLGKVQSCINMGRPVHFMFSSLFIATIFSIFLLYSPNPLILMTKKGLDPVLKQQEASPPTQGHDSVQKQLDQDKPHKKKKNCDLSKGHWIPEPRGSYFYTNSSCATIPNSKNCFKQGRMDIDFLNWRWKPDQCELPRFDAKSFLQIVQGKTMAFIGDSVARNHMESLLCLLSQEEIPEDIYKDSEDRFRAWYFPRSDFTLKVLWTKFLIAGEERMINGTASGIYDLQLDKVDDGWTKHLPGVDYAIVSSGHWFFRILYLHEGDNVVECVYCNEPNVTGHHVEFAVQMSFRATFNYINDCKNCSGLVTLLRTFAPAHFEHGAWNTGGYCNRTGPFDETHEIDLASSEWKVRNAQIEEVERARKVAGKNRGKRFGVLDVTRAMLMRPDGHPGEHYGEKWQGGAKDCVHWCMPGPVDTWSEIFLAVLRDQAGLSS, from the exons TGTACAGGAATGAATATGAAGTTTTCTAGTATtgttttcaaagagaaaaatcagTTGGGCAAAGTGCAGAGCTGCATCAACATGGGAAGACCCGTACATTTCATGTTTTCTTCTTTGTTCATAGCCACCATTTTCAGCATCTTCCTCCTCTATTCTCCAAACCCTCTAATTCTCATGACCAAAAAAGGCCTTGATCCTGTCCTTAAACAACAAGAAGCATCACCACCCACGCAAGGCCATGATTCTGTCCAAAAACAACTTGATCAAGACAAACCCCATAAGA aaaaaaagaattgtgacTTGTCTAAAGGTCATTGGATTCCAGAACCAAGGGGGTCATACTTCTATACCAATTCAAGCTGTGCAACAATACCTAATTCAAAGAATTGTTTCAAGCAAGGGAGGATGGACATTGATTTTCTCAATTGGAGATGGAAACCTGACCAATGTGAACTGCCACGGTTTGATGCCAAGTCATTTCTGCAAATTGTGCAAGGAAAGACAATGGCATTTATTGGTGACTCGGTTGCCAGGAACCATATGGAATCTCTTCTATGCCTATTGTCACAG GAGGAAATTCCAGAAGACATTTACAAGGATTCAGAAGACAGATTCCGGGCATGGTACTTTCCTCGTAGTGACTTCACCCTTAAGGTGCTTTGGACTAAATTCCTCATAGCAGGTGAGGAAAGAATGATCAATGGTACCGCTTCCGGTATTTATGACTTGCAACTTGACAAGGTTGATGATGGATGGACTAAACACCTTCCAGGTGTGGACTATGCTATTGTTTCATCCGGGCATTGGTTCTTCCGAATATTGTACCTACACGAAGGTGACAATGTAGTAGAATGTGTTTATTGCAATGAACCAAATGTTACTGGTCACCACGTTGAGTTCGCTGTTCAAATGTCGTTTCGAGCTACGTTTAACTACATCAATGACTGCAAGAATTGCAGTGGCCTAGTAACTTTGTTAAGGACATTTGCACCAGCCCACTTTGAGCATGGGGCTTGGAATACCGGAGGCTACTGCAACAGAACAGGACCTTTCGATGAGACTCATGAGATAGACTTAGCGAGTTCCGAATGGAAAGTAAGGAATGCTCAGATAGAAGAGGTTGAAAGAGCAAGAAAAGTAGCAGGTAAAAACCGAGGGaagagatttggggttttaGATGTTACAAGGGCCATGCTGATGAGACCTGATGGGCACCCTGGAGAGCATTATGGCGAAAAATGGCAAGGAGGTGCCAAGGATTGTGTTCATTGGTGCATGCCAGGCCCGGTTGATACATggagtgaaatttttttggcaGTTCTTAGAGACCAAGCAGGGTTGAGTTCTTGA